In Ureibacillus thermophilus, the genomic stretch TGCGTAAACAGCTATTGGAACTAACGGCTTTTGACAATTAAATTAATCGCTTCTTGCACCAATTCATCCATATCTTCCGCTTTGCTTTTATTCATGCATTCAATCAAGTTGTTGCTCACAATCACGCCGATGGTACGGTCCACTGCGGAACGGACGGCGCTAAGCTGAGTGACGACCTCTTTACAGTCTTTCCCTTCTTCCATCATGCGCAGAATCCCGCGTATTTGTCCTTCAATACGCTTCACACGGTTTATTGTCTTCGTATCGTATTTCAATGAGGCATCCCTACTTTCTATGACTTTGATTTCTACCAACAGTTTATACCCTATTAGGTATAAAGTCAACTTATAATAAAAACCAAGAAAATGTTTTTTCAACATTTCTTGGTTTTGTTACGTCCTGCTATCCGCACGTCGCCTTTTATTTTATTGATACTCCCCGACTGTCCTGGCGATCATCCAGATGAAAGATTGCATCGGCAATGATTTTAAAAATCGTACTGATCGAAATTTCTGATGCCGTGCGCCTCCATTGCTTGCCCCAACTCTTCGTTGACCAATTTTTTATACTGTTCCTGTCCATTGATGGAAAACCACAGATAAAAATTAATGATGAATCTTTTCAATTCCAATGGGTTGCTCGGCTCCCCGCCGGATGCGGATTTCCCATACTCCTGTATCATTGTTTTAAGGGCTTCAAATGGCGCGTTTTGCACTGTTTTCGGTGCCTGTTTTGGATAATTGAACATGACGGTTTTTCCAAGATATCCGGACTTTGAATATTTGCCCAAAATCGTAAGGATGTCGTAGCTTAATTGGTAATTTGTAATATACGCTTCGTATTTTTTCTTTCCTATCTCTTCTTTTGGAATTTCCGGATTTGTGTAAACATCCAGATCAATTCCCAATTGGCGCAAAGAATCTTTATTAAAAAGCGGAACAGAGTTGAATGTCACCGTTCTTTGATAATGTTCGAATACGGCTTTTTGAATGGCTTTCGCTGTTTTAGATGAAAGGAATTGATTTTTCGCTAATGAATCATTGATCAAATGATAGGAAATCACTTGTGCGTTAAATCCGCCCAATGAATGGCCCGTCACGTAAATATCGCTGTACAAATTGTTGGCGATCGCTTTTCTTGCCAACGCCAACGCATGATCCAACTGAGGAATATCGCCAGTCAAAAGTACGTCCAGATTATTTATGATTCCCGCCAAATCGGCTGCACCGCGTTCTGCTATTACGATGTCATTGGAATAGGAATTGCGGAACACAACCCCGCTATGTCCGCTAATTGCGTCTGTTTCAAACCCAATGATCTCCCAATTTTTCACTAAATAAGCTTTCTGTTTCAAACGGATGGCATTCTGTATGGATTCTTTCGAAAGCGGTATTGGCGGAACATCCTTATTGGAGAAGTCGAACAAACCTTGCGCCTGTTCCGTGGAATTTGACATACCGGCAACATCCAAATAGGCCAAATCCGAAAATACCGCCAAGGCTTCATCCGTCACATTATAAACCAATCTTTCAGCCGGTTTTTCATCGGCATCTGAAATCCCATCTCCATCGGAATCTTTTTTATTCGGATCTGAAATGAGCACCGCATATTCCTTGTCTTGTTCGAATTTGATTTCATCTCCATCCAAGATTCCGTCCTGATCTGTATCTGGGTTATTTGGATCCGTTTTAATGAGGCTGCCCGTTCCGATGATCAACCCGTTCGTTTCATAATAGTCAGGAATGCCGTCACGATCGGAATCTTTTGTGAACAGCCCGGAATCTTCTGCAGCGGCTATTGTTTTTGATCCCGCTTGATCAACATCTGCCGGAACAACGGACAGTGAAGAGGTAAAGTGGATTGGGTTATCCAGATCACCTGATGAACGGGCCCGTTCCTTGTTTGACATGCCGGGCGCTTCTTTCCAAGCCTGATCCCATACAGTGCCATCAATCAACACATAAACGCCGAAACGGTCCACCGCCGCTTCAACGGTATTGGTTTGCGGATCACGCATTTGGTTTGGCACCTTTTCTAAAGCCTGTTTTTTCTCGTTATAGTAAAAAATGGCCGGTTGGAAATCATTGTTTGAAACGGAATTGCCATAATGGAATTTGATTTTGGCAGAATCATAATCAGTGACGGTGTTGAAAGAATATGCGTTGCCGATCAGGCCGGGAATGCTGTCATTTAAGAGTGGATGGGCGGTTGAAATCGGTTGGATTTCCGTAAAAAATGCATCTTTCGCCCGGCTTTTCATCGTGACAGTCGGATAGGCCGGTTCACCTTTCAAATAGGCTGGAGCCGCTGTTTCCCATTGGATCACTTCATCCCCATCAAGAATCCCGTCTCCATCGGTATCCCGATTACGGGGATTGAAATTGAATCTGCCTTCCTCCGAATCCAACAAACCATCATGATCCGTATCATCGGCCAATGGGTTTGTACCGTTTGCGACTTCTTGTCCATCAGGCAGAGAGTCTCCATCGGTATCTTTCAAATAAGGGGATGTCCCTATCGCCAATTCCTGCAAATTCGAAAGCCCATCCGAATCTGCATCCTCATCTCCATCCTTTACTCCATCGCCATCTGTATCCGCCATTGTCGGGGAATACACATTGCTCACATACTCAAAATAGTCATCCAACCCGTCCCCGTCAGTGTCTTTCTTTTTGGGATCCGTCAGCAAAATCAATTCTTCCCGGTCCGTTAAACCATCACCATCTGTATCTGCATTGCTCAATATTTTATCCTTATTTTTCAAAAAACGGCTCAGGATTAAGGCTAAATGTGCCCTCGATATTTTATTGTTCGGTTTAAAGGTTTTGTCTTCATACCCTGTAATAATTCCATGGGAAGCTAAAATATGGACGTATTTTGCATACCAATCTTTGTCATCAACATCTTTGAATGATACTTTTTTCTTTTCGTTCAATGGAATTTTATAGGTTTCGACCAACATTTTTGCCAATTGCGCACGGGTCAAATTGCCCGAAACATCAAAAGTGCCATCCGGTTTCCCCGAAACAATGCCCAATGCGGTTGCTAAAGCAATCTCTTCGTAACCGTAGTCCCCTTTTTTCACATCTTTATATTGAACGTCGGGAATATTCGTCACATCCGGTTTTATTTCCCGCAGTAGAATGTTGATTGCCTGGTATCTTGTAATCGGATTGTTGGGTTTGAATGTTCCGTCAGGGTAGCCTTTGATTAATCCTTTTTCAGCTAAAAAATTGATGTCTTCTTTATACAGTTGAACATCTTTAAATTTGGCGCTTTCTGAAGCAACGTTGTTTTCCGCGTAAACTGCCGGCGTAATTGTAGAAGCGATTAAGACCGCGCTTGCTATGGCCCCTATTTTTTTCATTCTTAATCTCCCCCTTTTGTGTTTCATGAACGATCCGCCACTTTCCATCCAGTGGTTTGATTGAAGTGAAGTACATCACTTCCACAGACCGGAAGTTGACTGAATTCCTCTCGCCAGGAGTTTTGTTTTTATACTAACACTCCGAAACAACAGGTGGGAGATTTTTTCAATAATTTTCCTAAATAATTTCTGAATTTTTCAAAACATATTCTATTTCCTTTAATAAGCAGATTCGCTTTTGTGAGAAAGCCCTTAGATCATCTTCGAATCAACAATAACAACCCGGACATGATGATGGAAAACTGAACGGATTGCAGCGGTTCCCGATCATAGATAAAAAAGAACGCAAGTATAAATAATAGAATGAAATAGATACATGCTTGTCTCATTTCATTTGCAGCCCCTTCGCCTTTCTTATCCCTATCCTATTTCAAAGGGGGCAAGCTTATGAATTGAAATCAGGCTCCCGGGACGGCCAGAGGAAAATTTGCATACTCAACATACTTCGGTGTCCGATCCAAATGGGTTTCATAAAGAACGACTTCCGTCACGTTGAAAGAGAAAGTATTTCCGTTTTCCTCACGAATCTGCATCAATGTTTTTATGTCAAAAGCATCCCCGCTATTCCATTTTCTCGCCAATGTGATATGCGGGCGGAAAGGTTTTTTATCCAATTGAAATCCCGTCTCCACACATTGCTGATAAACCTCTTTTTGAATGGAAAAGAGCTGTTCTGAAGATTCCACATCCGCCCAAAAAATGCGGGGAGCTTTTTGTGGACCGAAAACGCCGATGGAATTCAATGTTAATGTGAATGAAACTTCCTTTTCCAAAACGGGCTTCACTTTCTCTATCGCTTGCTCCAGCTTCTCCTTTTCAGCAAACCCCAAAAAAGCCAGAGTTATATGGTAATCTTCCGGATGAACCCAGCGTGCAAATGGAAAATCCCCTTTTCTCGCTTGAATCCACTCATATAAAAATTCTTTCGCTTCTTTCGGCAATTTCACTGCAAAAAAATAATGGTGCTTTGACAACGCAATCCCCCGTTCCTCTTGAATGAACTCATTATAGTATTTACCCCTCCAACAATTTTAAACCAATTGTCGCCACAAGAATGGCAAAAATGCACAATATTCTCTTCCAATTTCCTGATTCATTGTAAAAGATCATACCTACCAGGGTACCCCCCACAACACCGATTCCCGTCCAAACGGCATAGGCGGTTCCCATCGGAATCGTTTGCATGGCATATTGCAATAAAACTAAGCTCCCTCCAAAACTTCCGATGAATAACGCAATCGGCTGCCAGCTGCGGCGGACGGCAAATTGATTCATCGACGCAACTACCAATGTTTCAAATAAACCGGCAAGTATAAGCGCCCCCCATGCCATCACTCTTCATCCCCCTTTCCGGCATCTTCATCCGTCAAAAGCTGCAACCCAACAACCCCTGCAATAATGAACAAAATGAAGCATATCTTTAACAGATGAAAAGGCTCTCCAAAGAATACAATATCGCTAATGACCGCCCCTAAGCTTCCTAATCCGACAAAAACCGAATAGACCGTACCCGCAGGCAAAAATTGAGATGCCCGGATCAATAAGTAATTGCTCAAGAAAATCGCGCAGACTGTTCCAGCCCATTCAAGGAAACGATCCGCATGGGCAAGGCCGATCACCCACAGCACTTCAAATAATGCGGCAACATAAACGGTCATCCAATGTTTGTTCATTTCCATTCCTCCAATAAAAAAAGCCTAAAGAGATAGATTTATCTCCCAGGCTTTTATCCTTCCGTGTACGCAAATGCGCCGTTTTCTCTCGGACCAGGCCTGCAATGCAGCGGAACCCTAGAAAACGTTTCCCGTGTTCGGTTGTATATCATTTTGCCATATAGGCAAGAAAGATTCAATGGTAAGCGATTTAATCATGTTCAGTGAACGGATCATTTGAAATTATAGTCAGTGACGATTTTGTCCCGGCCAGTGGTCACATCTTTGAAGTATTCATATAAAGAAATGCCCAAGAAGGAACCGGAAACGTTGTAGACATTTGCAAATCCTAAGTTTTGCAACATTTTCACCGCATTGTAGCTCCGCTGACCGGAACGGCAATGCAAGTATACCGGCTTGTCGCGGGGAATTTCATCGACCCGCTCCCGCAATTCGCTCAATGGGATGTTGATGGCATTCACCAAATGCCCCCGTTCAAATTCGTTCTTCTCACGGACATCAATGAAGGTTGCCCCTTGCTCCACCAAGCCGCGCACTTCGGAAACGTGCACTTGTTTATAATCATCGTGTAAGATGTTCAGTCCCACAAGAGCCGCGATATTCACCACATCCCGCGCCGTGCTGTAAATCGGGGAGTAGGCCAATTCCAACTCTTTCAAATCTTCCAGCGTGCCGCCCAACGTAACTAATGTGGCAATCACATCGATGCGTTTGTCTGCATTTCCTTTTCCGATGGCCTGGGCCCCGAGGATTCTTCCCGTCGGCACTTCAAAAATCAATTTGAAATGGAGCGGATGGCTGTCCGGCATGATTCCCACTTTATCCGGCGCGATGATATAAACACTGTCATATTGAATGTTCGCCTCTTTTGCCGCCCGCTCATTTAACCCGGTTACAGCGCAATTTAAATCGAAAATTTTTACGACAGAGGAACCGATAACCCCTTTATTTTCCTGCTTATGGCCATAAATATGGTCCGCAGCCGCCCTCGCCTGTCTGACAGCCGGTCCGGCCAAAGCGAGCCTTGTCGGTCTGCGGGTCAAGCGATGATATACTTCAATGGCATCCCCCACGGCATAAATGGATGGGTCGGACGTTTGATAATTGGCATTGACTTTAATGCCTCCAAGCTCCCCAATTTCAAGCCCCGCTTCCTTGGCAAGCGCCACTTCCGGCTTCACTCCGATGGCCAGCACCACCGCTTGGGCCTCCACTTGTTTTCCGGAGTTGAGTTCTATGGAATGTTCCGTAATTTTTTTCAGCCCATCACCGACAATCAATTGAACGCCATGATCCATCATTTCTTTATGAAGAATTTGCACCATATCTTCATCAAATGGCGCCATGATTTGAGGAGCATATTCCACCAATGTGACTTCTTTTCCCGCTTCCCTTAAATTTTCCGCCACTTCGACACCTATAAAGCCTCCGCCAATGATTGCGACGCTTTCCACATTGGACCGGCTCACGTATTGATGCAAGCGGTCGATATCCACCACATTTCTCACCGTAAATACATGCGGCAGATTCACCCCTTCAAACGGAGGGACGACTGGACTCGCTCCAGGTGATAAAATTAAAACATCATAGCTTTCTTTATACACTTCATTCGTTTCCAGATTTTTCACTTCCACCATTTTTTCATCCCGATGAATGTGAATGACTTCCTGATTGACGCGGGCTTCGATATTGTACTTCGTTTTAAAACTCTCCGGCGTCATTAGCACCAATTTTTCTTTTGATGCTACCACCCCGCCCAAATAATACGGCAAGGAACAGTTGGAAAAGGATACGTGTGGCCCCTTTTCAAACATGATGATTCGCGCCTGTTCATCCAACCGGCGAATTCTTGCGGCAGCACTGGCTCCTCCTGCTACGCCTCCAACAATCAACACTTTTTTCATGTAATCACTCCTGTCCTTTATACCCTAAAAGGTAATGATCGCCTTGTGGCAAATCTGAGAAACAAAAACATCGAAGACTTTTGTTCACTTTCAATTATTCAATTAAAATATATACCCCTATAGGTATTTTGTCAACGAATCTTTTTTCGGAGAATGAAATTAAGGATACCCAAGATAAGGAGCGGACCTTAAAAGGAGTGGTGACATGGCCAATGAAGAAAAACATGAGCAAGAACCGATGAATGAAGAGGAATTCTTAGAAATTGTATTGGAGGCGCAAAAGGAGGCGCTTGAAAAAGAGAGGGAAGATCGGCTAAAAGAAGAAGAAATCGCCAAAAAACCCCGCAGATTCAGGAAAATGATGGCTTTGTTGATGGCCATTATCCTTGCCTTCAGCACCTTTGCCGTGATTTTTGAAATCTATTCCATCCCCGCCATTGAGTTTCTGAAGACTTCGGCAAGACTGTCATCCCAAAAAGAAATTCAATCTTATAAAAAAGCGGTTGTTCAAATAACGACAGAGGACGGAAAGGGTACAGGATTTTCCATTTCGGAAAACGGTTTAATCGTTACAAACGAACATGTCATTGACGACGCCCTCACGATTAAGGTCAGTTTCCCTGATGATGGCTTATATAAAGGAGAGGTTGTGGCCACGTATCCCGAAGTGGACTTGGCCTTATTGCAGGTGGATGGAAAAGACCTGCCCTATTTGACGCTGAGTGAAAAATATCAATATCTCCAACAAGAATCCATTTATATCATCGGCAATCCCCTTTACTTTACGGGCATCGCCAATGAAGGGCATGTGCTGGAACCTGTTTTGCTTGCGGATTGGGAAGAGGAAGTATATATGATCGATGCGCCGGTATATCGGGGAAACAGCGGCAGCCCAGTAATCAATGATGACGGGAAAGTAATCGGCATCATCTTCGCCACTTTGGATCATGAAAAATTTGGCCAAGTGGGGCTCTTTATCCCTGTTGCATATTTGCAGGAAAGGATGAGCAATTCATCATCCCTCCATTCGACAACAGGCTCCTGATGGAAGAGGCTTTAAGATTGATTCGAAACGATACGACAGAATTGATTTTTTTGATATAACAAAGTTTAGTGTCAATATTTATTTCACCGAATTTAATTGTTTTTTTGAAATAACAATTTGTTTTACTTCTATATTCGACATATCCTTTTGGCAGTCAATTTGTTTTGTAAACTTGGTTGATATCTTTTAAAAATTAAACTCCTTTTATAAGGATTTTCAATTTATTTTTTGCCTGTTCATTTTTTAGAAGATTGTTATTTTTATATAGGAAAATTACTATCTGTTATTTTCGACACAGAGATTTCTCTACCAAATTAATTTTGTAAACCTTGGTTGATATTTAAAGAGTGGATGTTCTTCATTGTTGGAGCTTTATTAATGTATTTAGGAAATCTTGCAATGAACCGTTCGTTATATGAAAAAAGCATCAAAATTCCATGCATTTTTTACAAGATTCGTACTTTGAGGCGCCTCTATTGTCAACTAAAGTTGACAATAAATGTCCGAATGCTCCTATAAAAAATCTTTCAATCTGATGGCCACTTTCAAATGACTTACAAAATAAGCGAAATATTCGACAACCGCTGTTTATTCAAGGGTTTATCGACACCATTTTCCTTTGAAATTTCCTTAGAAACTCATATACTTGTAAATTTTTTGAATTTTAGTAAAGTAATTAATAAACAAAGGGGGCATGATTTTATGGAGAAAGTGCGTTTAGGCAAAACCAATCTTTACGTCCATCCGGTCGGCTTAGGAGCAAATGCGGTAGGTGGTCACAATATTCACCCAAATTTGGATGAAGCGGAAGGCAAAGAAGTGGTCCGCGTTGCCATCGAAAATGGCATCAACTTTATCGATACGGCCTACATATATGGATTGGGACGTTCCGAGGAGCTCATCGGTGAAGTCATCCAAGAGCTGGGCAACCGAAGCGAGTTGGTCATTGCAACGAAGGTTGGTCCAAAAATGGTGAATGGTCAAAGGGTTATGGACAATTCCCCTTCTTTTTTGAAGGCGGAAGTGGAAAAAAGCTTGCGCCGCTTAAAAACGGACTACATCGACTTGCTCTATATCCATTTCCCTGATGAACATACGCCAAAAAACGAAGCCATTGGCGCATTGAAGGAATTAAAGGATGAAGGAAAGATTCGGGCCATTGGCGTTTCCAATTTTTCCTTGGCCCAATTGCAGGAAGCCAATCAAGACAGCTATGTGGACGTTTATCAGGGACACTATAACCTGATTCACCGGGAAGCGGAAAAAGAGTTGTTCCCGTATGTTCTTGAGCACAAC encodes the following:
- a CDS encoding DMT family transporter, giving the protein MNKHWMTVYVAALFEVLWVIGLAHADRFLEWAGTVCAIFLSNYLLIRASQFLPAGTVYSVFVGLGSLGAVISDIVFFGEPFHLLKICFILFIIAGVVGLQLLTDEDAGKGDEE
- a CDS encoding metal-sensitive transcriptional regulator produces the protein MKYDTKTINRVKRIEGQIRGILRMMEEGKDCKEVVTQLSAVRSAVDRTIGVIVSNNLIECMNKSKAEDMDELVQEAINLIVKSR
- a CDS encoding aldo/keto reductase; protein product: MEKVRLGKTNLYVHPVGLGANAVGGHNIHPNLDEAEGKEVVRVAIENGINFIDTAYIYGLGRSEELIGEVIQELGNRSELVIATKVGPKMVNGQRVMDNSPSFLKAEVEKSLRRLKTDYIDLLYIHFPDEHTPKNEAIGALKELKDEGKIRAIGVSNFSLAQLQEANQDSYVDVYQGHYNLIHREAEKELFPYVLEHNIAFIPYFPLASGLLTGKYTKDTEIPEYRKNSQFFQKEVYDQIVEKVERLRPIAQSKNVEVANIVLAWYLAQEAVTAIIPGAKRAEQVLNNLKTADVSLSKEEIQAIDELFKLD
- a CDS encoding DMT family transporter codes for the protein MAWGALILAGLFETLVVASMNQFAVRRSWQPIALFIGSFGGSLVLLQYAMQTIPMGTAYAVWTGIGVVGGTLVGMIFYNESGNWKRILCIFAILVATIGLKLLEG
- a CDS encoding S-layer homology domain-containing protein — translated: MKKIGAIASAVLIASTITPAVYAENNVASESAKFKDVQLYKEDINFLAEKGLIKGYPDGTFKPNNPITRYQAINILLREIKPDVTNIPDVQYKDVKKGDYGYEEIALATALGIVSGKPDGTFDVSGNLTRAQLAKMLVETYKIPLNEKKKVSFKDVDDKDWYAKYVHILASHGIITGYEDKTFKPNNKISRAHLALILSRFLKNKDKILSNADTDGDGLTDREELILLTDPKKKDTDGDGLDDYFEYVSNVYSPTMADTDGDGVKDGDEDADSDGLSNLQELAIGTSPYLKDTDGDSLPDGQEVANGTNPLADDTDHDGLLDSEEGRFNFNPRNRDTDGDGILDGDEVIQWETAAPAYLKGEPAYPTVTMKSRAKDAFFTEIQPISTAHPLLNDSIPGLIGNAYSFNTVTDYDSAKIKFHYGNSVSNNDFQPAIFYYNEKKQALEKVPNQMRDPQTNTVEAAVDRFGVYVLIDGTVWDQAWKEAPGMSNKERARSSGDLDNPIHFTSSLSVVPADVDQAGSKTIAAAEDSGLFTKDSDRDGIPDYYETNGLIIGTGSLIKTDPNNPDTDQDGILDGDEIKFEQDKEYAVLISDPNKKDSDGDGISDADEKPAERLVYNVTDEALAVFSDLAYLDVAGMSNSTEQAQGLFDFSNKDVPPIPLSKESIQNAIRLKQKAYLVKNWEIIGFETDAISGHSGVVFRNSYSNDIVIAERGAADLAGIINNLDVLLTGDIPQLDHALALARKAIANNLYSDIYVTGHSLGGFNAQVISYHLINDSLAKNQFLSSKTAKAIQKAVFEHYQRTVTFNSVPLFNKDSLRQLGIDLDVYTNPEIPKEEIGKKKYEAYITNYQLSYDILTILGKYSKSGYLGKTVMFNYPKQAPKTVQNAPFEALKTMIQEYGKSASGGEPSNPLELKRFIINFYLWFSINGQEQYKKLVNEELGQAMEAHGIRNFDQYDF
- the thpR gene encoding RNA 2',3'-cyclic phosphodiesterase; its protein translation is MSKHHYFFAVKLPKEAKEFLYEWIQARKGDFPFARWVHPEDYHITLAFLGFAEKEKLEQAIEKVKPVLEKEVSFTLTLNSIGVFGPQKAPRIFWADVESSEQLFSIQKEVYQQCVETGFQLDKKPFRPHITLARKWNSGDAFDIKTLMQIREENGNTFSFNVTEVVLYETHLDRTPKYVEYANFPLAVPGA
- a CDS encoding S1C family serine protease, giving the protein MANEEKHEQEPMNEEEFLEIVLEAQKEALEKEREDRLKEEEIAKKPRRFRKMMALLMAIILAFSTFAVIFEIYSIPAIEFLKTSARLSSQKEIQSYKKAVVQITTEDGKGTGFSISENGLIVTNEHVIDDALTIKVSFPDDGLYKGEVVATYPEVDLALLQVDGKDLPYLTLSEKYQYLQQESIYIIGNPLYFTGIANEGHVLEPVLLADWEEEVYMIDAPVYRGNSGSPVINDDGKVIGIIFATLDHEKFGQVGLFIPVAYLQERMSNSSSLHSTTGS
- a CDS encoding FAD-dependent oxidoreductase yields the protein MKKVLIVGGVAGGASAAARIRRLDEQARIIMFEKGPHVSFSNCSLPYYLGGVVASKEKLVLMTPESFKTKYNIEARVNQEVIHIHRDEKMVEVKNLETNEVYKESYDVLILSPGASPVVPPFEGVNLPHVFTVRNVVDIDRLHQYVSRSNVESVAIIGGGFIGVEVAENLREAGKEVTLVEYAPQIMAPFDEDMVQILHKEMMDHGVQLIVGDGLKKITEHSIELNSGKQVEAQAVVLAIGVKPEVALAKEAGLEIGELGGIKVNANYQTSDPSIYAVGDAIEVYHRLTRRPTRLALAGPAVRQARAAADHIYGHKQENKGVIGSSVVKIFDLNCAVTGLNERAAKEANIQYDSVYIIAPDKVGIMPDSHPLHFKLIFEVPTGRILGAQAIGKGNADKRIDVIATLVTLGGTLEDLKELELAYSPIYSTARDVVNIAALVGLNILHDDYKQVHVSEVRGLVEQGATFIDVREKNEFERGHLVNAINIPLSELRERVDEIPRDKPVYLHCRSGQRSYNAVKMLQNLGFANVYNVSGSFLGISLYEYFKDVTTGRDKIVTDYNFK